From a region of the Alosa sapidissima isolate fAloSap1 chromosome 9, fAloSap1.pri, whole genome shotgun sequence genome:
- the ten1 gene encoding CST complex subunit TEN1 isoform X1: protein MLPATAVYHFPWEIQPGAIPEGASVRTFGRPTFVIRLTCYRPEESKAILSSHHSSMKYQVSVRTSYVEPFNPICGALYIVLGEVENTEERSGVMLQARVMNCVDGVDLALLQKAINDQRSFLQEREDDKGSTSG from the exons ATGCTTCCTGCTACTGCGGTTTATCATTTTCCTTGGGAAATTCAACCTGGTGCCATTCCAGAAGGAGCATCTGTACGAACTTTTGGAAG gcctacatttgtcATCAGGTTGACATGTTACCGACCAGAGGAGTCAAAGGCCATTCTGTCTTCACATCATTCATCTATGAAGTACCAAGTCAGCGTTCGAACGTCATATGTTGAGCCTTTCAACCCCATATGTGGAGCACTTTATATTGTCTTGGGAGAAGTTGAAAACACAGAAG AGAGAAGCGGTGTGATGCTGCAGGCCCGTGTGATGAACTGTGTGGATGGGGTAGACTTGGCCCTATTGCAGAAGGCCATCAATGACCAACGGAGCTTCCTCCAAGAGAGGGAGGATGACAAGGGAAGCACTTCAGGCTGA
- the ten1 gene encoding CST complex subunit TEN1 isoform X2 has translation MLPATAVYHFPWEIQPGAIPEGASVRTFGRLTCYRPEESKAILSSHHSSMKYQVSVRTSYVEPFNPICGALYIVLGEVENTEERSGVMLQARVMNCVDGVDLALLQKAINDQRSFLQEREDDKGSTSG, from the exons ATGCTTCCTGCTACTGCGGTTTATCATTTTCCTTGGGAAATTCAACCTGGTGCCATTCCAGAAGGAGCATCTGTACGAACTTTTGGAAG GTTGACATGTTACCGACCAGAGGAGTCAAAGGCCATTCTGTCTTCACATCATTCATCTATGAAGTACCAAGTCAGCGTTCGAACGTCATATGTTGAGCCTTTCAACCCCATATGTGGAGCACTTTATATTGTCTTGGGAGAAGTTGAAAACACAGAAG AGAGAAGCGGTGTGATGCTGCAGGCCCGTGTGATGAACTGTGTGGATGGGGTAGACTTGGCCCTATTGCAGAAGGCCATCAATGACCAACGGAGCTTCCTCCAAGAGAGGGAGGATGACAAGGGAAGCACTTCAGGCTGA